The nucleotide sequence TAAAACCAATGCAAATCTGAGAACTGTCAAACCACAGGACAAATCTCACCAGGAGGACTAACATGTCCATTACAAAGCACTAACACAAGTTAAACTTCGCAGTCTCTGAGGTGCGAACCAGTTCTAAGGCTTACAATATTTCCACCTTTCACATGGGAACTCAGTGGGAAGGGTGTGCATCCTGACGCACCTCTGCATCTGAGGCTTCACTAAATTTTGAATGTGTGGTTCTCTGAATGCTGGAATCTTATTTAAGGAAATTTTAGCCAAGTACCCCTCAGTTTGGGAacactggtttggtttttttgcaagtCCTATAAATAGTATTTTGGGGAGCTCCATTTACAAATCTGAATTTACTAGGCAAGTGCagatagaaaaagaaagtaatacAATGCAAATTGTCCTAGATGGTCAGTTTGTTTCCTTAATAGAATCAAGCTGGTTTACTCCTCATGAAATTCAAGAGACTTACGTTTACCCAAAAGTAGGGTTAATCTGTACTAATAGTTTTATCAGGGATCTTTTTAACCAGAAGGTAGTGGAGCAGATTAGGAATATGAAAGGCAAAATCAAGGCCAGGGGATGTAAAACACCAGTAAAGATGTAAGGAGAAGTTCTGGCTGAAGGACAGCCCTTACAGTAAACCCTGCAAAgacagctgaagctgctgcatcTATTTCCAAAGAGCACGTGTTGCTGTCGGACTAGGTTTAAACTAAGATCAGATGTTGTCATTGCTACTGGACACTGAGTGTGGAAGAGACCTGGGATTTGAGCACTAACTTGAGAATGGATTAAATCtaagctttaaaagaaaaaaaagtagggaGGAAAACCAACTTTGATCTTACAGTTAAGGGGCTTTACTGCAGAGCCAGGATGGGCAGGGTCTGTGCTTCACCTTTGCTCCAGGTGTCTCATGTTATCATGGATCAACCACAGCAACCTCTTCTGCAGCACTCCATTCACACAGGGCTCAGCAGGTGCCCACACAGTCCTGCATGGCTAAAACAGCTCATGGACAGTACTGTCTTGGCCATCAGGGAAGTACAACTCCCTTTAAAAAGTCCCTTCATGGGCTTAAATATGGTCTAGAACACATCTGCAAGTTGGCCATTGAGAATCACTCCAAGTTAATTGAGAAGTGCCTGTTTTGTAATTTAGTACTGGATGTGTCCATGTATCTGTTTCTATATCACCACATTACACTATTTCAGCAGCTGGTCATGCAGCTTGCTAAATAGGGCAGAAAAATCTCTGTTCTGTCCTCCTAAGAAGTGTGACAGACTGTACCTTAGATTACTTGGAGCGGAATGACCATTGCTTATGACTATGGACAGTTCTTCAAAGCTGAAATTCCTCCAATAAAGCAATGTGTTTTATCCGTGTTGTGTTCATGCCAAGTCAAACACTTTAGAACAACTCCAGACTGAACTAGAAGGCCCCCAAATGTGCCAACTACTGAACTATAGAAGAAAAACCATCAGGAGAGTATCTGACCATCCTGTGTCCCTTCAGACCAAAATACATGTTTCTGAGCATGTaagaagacagcaaaaaaaagatAGTTACGACAAAATTCTATCTTGTATGTATAATTGGATTTAATTTCATGTATCACACAAAACGTGTCCTTTACATCTTAAACTAAAAAGACATAAGCCCCATCACTAATTACACTTAAGGAATTACTTAAGGAGTTGAAATAAGCAACAGATTTGACTGGAGAACCCTTTGTTCTGTGTGTAATGCTGTATTCAGGAATCTGCCATGCATCCATCTGGAACTGCGGGATCATGcctaaaaaataaagcatctaGAAAAGTAAGGATGGATCTCAAAGCCCATCCTTCTGCTCTGAAAGGATCAAAGATACTGTTTAGGTCATGAGATGCTCTCTGGTCTGTATCTCCACAATATGGATTTGCACTCTCTATGGGCAATACTCAGCACTTCTCTTTGTCTTTTATTGTACTGATTTCACTCAATTTCTCCAGATCCCTGAGCATTTTTATGATATCCTGCACAGATCATCATATCCATGCCATCTGCAATTTttattacataaaatataataacACTTTCCAATGTAAAATGCTGATCACTGCTTTTGAACCACAGCATGTCAAACTTCTGTGATTTCATCCTTTAACAATTTCAGCTGAATAattgtttgtttgcttctgtGAATGTCAAGTGGAGATAATGTAAAATGCCTTATAAATGTCATGCACCAATGCTTCTACTTCCTCCTACTCTGTTTGGCCAAGTTATCATGCCAAAAAACTAAATCTCATGGATTTGACCGGATTATTTCTGACAAATCTGTATCTGCTTTGCTTACTTTCCTCTTTACCTTTGGCTATGTACAAAGCCAATCACTTAATAACTTACTCCAACAGCACTCTAGGCAGGAAAGATGGGTAGGCTCCTAATACGTAACATTCCAGAAcctcttttctttgcttttaagagATTCTACTGTGTGtgaattttgatttctttttttctatgcTATAGGTTTACCAATTTTCTTTGCAATCTGTCGTTTGCTTGTGTAGTTTGTGTTGTGTTCTGGTGAAAGTGTTAGCAAATTATGCAGATCTGCATGACACACTTCAGCACTTTCTTTACAGTATTACCTTGAGTGTCCTTTGACACCTTTGCCTCTTTCCTTATTCTGGCCTATGTTTCCTCTGTCTTGGTCATTTGAATTTTGTAAATCATCTGGTCAGAATTAATCTTTCCTCTGCCCCAAAGTCAGAAACACATTTCAGCCTTCCGTTTCTTGAGATCTATCTGTTCATAGTTTTGTAAGTCCCCCTCACTGCTATTCTGCTACTCTCACTTCTACCCTCTGCTGGAAACAAATgatcttttatttaatttgtataAATTGCCTTTTACCATCAAAATTCTATTCACAGCAGTTCCTCTCAGTTTGTATGGAGAGACTGCTCTATAAAGGTTTCCAGTCAATTGTAATGGGAAGTAATAATGCTCACTAGATActgattctgtgttttcaatttgtttttaaaaattattaccttattaaagaataaaatactcTCTCTCAAATATCAGGCAgtctttttcttgatttttagaCAACCTGAAGGCAAAATAGTATTTTCCCCTAACATTTAGCATTCTTACTCTTCTTTGTGAAAGAAGTACAGGCGATTGGATCttgaacataaatattttatatttaaagctgcattttgggTGGGatctttcatgttttctgaTGGAGTGTGGAAGGGTCTGGCACTATATTCATAGGTAGTATGGCATTGTATGAACATGACAGGCAACCTCCTCTAAGATGCTCCTTCTCAGGAATTACTAATACAAATACTCAGTACATCCAGCTGACTGAATCCAAATTAAGCCATTTACAGGTATTGCAATAAAATCTGTTGCAAGGGATTCATGGCTGAGAGGACACTGCTGAAACTGCAGTGCAACAGTGTGAATGATCCAAAGCCAGTAAATGATCTGTCAGTTACCTGGGATGTCAGGGTGAATGTTTTGCTTGCATAtagggaagggaaggacagaATTAAGTGACTACCTGTTAGCAAGGCAGAGCACACACTCATTTCCATAGGTCTCTCCATCCGTGCCACAAACTGGATGGTAGTCCCTTGGACATGTATGTGAACCATAGCTGTCACAGTCAGGCTAGGGAAGACGTACAAAAAAAGCTTAAGTTACACCATTTGAAACAGGTTTCTGCTCATGTTCTGAAGAATCCTGACATGCACAGAAAAAACGTGTCCAACAGGAGCTGGCATAGCATTTTAAAGTGCCACATTATTTTTTATGCTCTTATGGGAATTTATCACTTGAGGCTTGGCTCCTGCTACCTGGCACGGCTCAGCTGTGGTGTCAGGACATATGTGTGCCCCACTGCGCAGCCCTTCTGACCTCTGAGCGTCATCGGGACACACGGACAGCGAGTCCCCATGAAGGGCAATGCATCGAAGATGGTAAGAGATGGGAATCACCAGGGCTTGTGTGCTGCGGAGCCAGCAGCCTCCCGGGCCCCTCAGCTGTGGGGAGAGCCCCCTGCTCAGCGCCGGAGCTCCGGAGCCAGGGCAGGCACAGACCCCCAGCGTGAGGCCCGCGgccctggggaaggggcagccGGCAGCGGGAGGCAGGGGGGacggcggggcgggcggcacTCACCGAGTAGCTAGCCATGGCGCCGGGACACGAGAGGAGCCCTGTGGAGAGCAAGCGGCGTTAACGGCGCCTGGTCCCGCACGGGCCCCCGACCTCCGCGGGACCGGCCCTGCCCGTTACCGACCGGGCGCTGCCCCGTGCCCGCAGCCCCTGACTGTCCGCTCCCGGGACACCCTGACTGTCCACCGTCCCATCCCGGCATCCCCGACCAGCCGCTGTCCCGTCCCGGTCCCGGCTCCCCCACGACCAGCCGCTGCCCCGGTACCGGCCCCGACCAGCTGTCGTCCGGCACCATCCTGCGCCGGTTCCCCGCCCTGCCTCCGGATGGCTGTGGTGCCCACCCCCGGCTTTAGATTCCGCCGCCGCGCCGCTGAACGAGCCGGGGCACAGTACCGGCTCAGGTTTGCCCTTCCCTGAGACGGGACTGCGCGGGGCACGCTACCAGCCCGTTTCCCACTACCCCGGCACcgcctctcctcctctccccagcgCGGTACCGGCGAGGAGgacgggcagcagcagcagcaggagcgcCGGCAGCCGCGCCATGTCGCGAACTGCGCGGGCGGGGACGGCGGCACGGGCGGCTCGGGGCGCAACGGCCGCGCCGCGCGGGGGAGCAAcgggggagggggcgcggggcggggcgggagcggggacACGCGCGACTGGGATGCCAGGGCGGGAACGCGGGGTTGAGCATGGCAGGAACCTCCCCAGAACACCCTCACGGGATGGAAAACTTTCCCGTCGCAGCTGGGCAGGTGGGCAGCACAGTTAATGGCGGGGCGCCGGCTGTAATCTCAGCGTTTCCCGGGCTTCCCTGCTTGCCTTCAGCTCCTTAGGGTTGTGCTTTGATTGCAGTGTCTTGGGCAATGCAGCGAGGTTGGAAATACGCAGTGCCATGCGGCTTTTAAGGTCATATCCCCCATCTCGTCATAAAGTGACATGAGATGGCTTCTGCTGACCTGTGAGTGCATTCCTGCCAAGAGGAACGGAAAAACTAGTACAGTCCCAGCAATAAAGCAACCTGCCTGCCTCCAAAGACATGAGAATACAGGGGCTGGAAAGCCTTGGCACGCTGTCCTGCCAGCATGGCTGGGTGTGTCGgcagcactgctttccaaagAGTATCTTATCTGTCGGTCATTGATAAGAGTGGTTAGCTTTGCAGAGCCCAGATGTTGGCTTTGCACAGAGACTGGCTGTGCAAATGTTTTTATGCAGTTTCTTAAGATCTAGGGTATGAACTTGTTGTGAAATGGCCTGTGCTTCTGTGTATGAGCTGGTGTTAGACCTGTCAAGTGTTTTGATATGCCCCACACAGGTACATACACAGGCATCACACACACCTTTCTTGTCTGTGTGTCTGCCTCTGAGTCCTTTCAAGTAtggcttttctttctgacagTGTGCCCTGCCTATGTGGCATCATAGGGAGGTTATTTTATTATCTGCTTAATATGTTCTTATTCCTCCAGGTAACCTCTGAAAATTGATAGCAGTTTCAGATTTTCATTCAGTGCCCACCTTTGTGATGATTACCCAACACAATGAGTCTCTGGCTTGGCTATTTTAAGCAAGATGCCTAATCAGAACGTTTTGTGGCTGGTGAAGCATGTAGAGGgttatttctctctgcttgaTCTCCTTCCCTAGCTTTCCCAACTTTCTGCCTCAGCTTTGCCTACTAAGCCATTTGAGATGAGGGTGTGTTTCTGTTGTTATTAGTGGGATGGTTGCTGCATTTGCCATCCTTGGAGGAAGGATCAGAAGGGGGTTAAATACTGGAGAGTTATGCTGGTGTGGGTTTCCTTGTTTCTTGAAGGTGTGATTTTTCAAAGGGAAAGGTGCCAGCTGAAGGTGAAGAAAGCACAACCACAGGGAAGgtgaagaaagcaaaaccaaggcTAGAAGTTCTCTCTTAGATTGTGAAGTTTGTAAGTTCCTCTGAACAGTTAAATGCAAAGctcttgcacagaaaaaaagcctgagCAACATGAACCAAGTAAGAGCTCAGTGTTCCAGCTGTTGGTAGCCCAGACGAGCTTTGTCCTGAACAACTCCTGCACAACAGGCACTAAATGGGTGTGTACTGTCATAATGTCACCTAAGAGAATAGCTGCCCCCTAAAAAATGTTCTCACACTGATGTATTTTCCAGCATATTTAATGTTAATTCCATGGTCATCAATGTGTTGCACTTGATCCCAGATAAATGGCGTGAATGGGACCATTTGGTTAAACATCACTTCAGTGGCCTTTCTGTGACAGCAGTATGAACTCAGTCACAGCCGTGTGTTCTGCCCTGGATGTTTCCTCTTGATGTTGCAGAGAAAATagggaaaagtaaaatgaaggTGCTCTATTAATTCTTAATGTGACAATCATATTTGAAACTGGTGCCAGTCTTTTCAGttctgaaagcattttgtttcaCTACTTGTATTTTTCTACTGGGAGTATTTAATTTTGCCTTATTTGAGTAAAATTTTAGAGACAAGTCTTTAGAGAAGGGAAAATTAtagaaatgagattttaaacagaagaaaagataacttacaaaatttttcttctgacaaGATTGAGTGTCTATTACAAGatactaattttcttttgtaaattaTTAAGAACTGGAGGCAAGGAAGAGTATAATTATGCAGAGGGCTTCTTAATAGCTTTTGTATTCTGTTAGCACATTTCTGATATGAATGCTGAGtcactggaaaggaaaattgcAGAATTATTTGCATATCTCCTAGAAGTTATCTTCTTGTTAACGTCAGGTAGCTGATTaataaacatggaaaataataatgatcCGAACATCTAGGCTGCAGGGAACAATGCATAATTAGAAGTTACATCCCTACAGAGAAGGTCTGTTTCTGCCTTATGCTTAGTGGAATAACCCTCTGTGCTTGGAAGCTAGAATTTATTTGAACTTCACTCAAACTCTTCTGGTGCTCCACAGCCTTGCTGCTACTCCAGTGAGTGATGGGCAGGTGTTTCTGAGATGTACCTCAGTCCAGGTACCAGGAGGATTGGGACTAAGGGACTGGATTGCCTGCTACCTTAAACTCTAGGATTCATCAGTGTGGCATGAAATACCCTCTTTGCCACAGGCTGTGGTGGTTTCTAAAGGTTTAGAATTGAAAAACAGAGTTGCAAGGTAAGAAACCAAGAGGTGGCCTTAAGAGCATGAAAATTCCCACTTGAACAGgttcctgcaggctgctgcaggcaggagggtgACACATGGGAAGTCTGAGTATGCATTTGCTCCCGTTTTCTCTAGACTGTTGTTGCTGGCCTCTTGGAGAGCAGAGGCTGGTGAGAGGGATGCTACAATGACACATCCTTGCATCCTTGCATTAACCTGCAGTTAATGTCCTCTTGCAGCTCCCGGTCACTTGGGGGAGAGTTAATCCACTGTAGCAGCAGGACAGTGCAGCTGGCGGTgggcctgtgctgctgcaggtggtCTGGAAGGGCACAGTGCTTGGACACAGTG is from Corvus moneduloides isolate bCorMon1 chromosome 5, bCorMon1.pri, whole genome shotgun sequence and encodes:
- the SPINK2 gene encoding serine protease inhibitor Kazal-type 2 isoform X1, whose protein sequence is MGRWTVRVSRERTVRGCGHGAAPGLLSCPGAMASYSPDCDSYGSHTCPRDYHPVCGTDGETYGNECVLCLANREEHKHVKIVRRGTC
- the SPINK2 gene encoding serine protease inhibitor Kazal-type 2 isoform X2, which produces MARLPALLLLLLPVLLAGLLSCPGAMASYSPDCDSYGSHTCPRDYHPVCGTDGETYGNECVLCLANREEHKHVKIVRRGTC